The Drosophila subobscura isolate 14011-0131.10 chromosome A, UCBerk_Dsub_1.0, whole genome shotgun sequence genome includes the window catacatatgtatgtacatgtgtgcatAATTTGTTGTCTCAGTCCCACCAAGTCAGTGACGAATGCATTTGAAGAACAAGCTCAGCCGCAGACGATGGATGTTCGTTTCTACATGCcatgcaaacatacatacatacatattcacatgcttatgttttatgtgtgtgtgcatattaTTTGTATGTGATGCACATGTTTATATGTGGGTCAACGTCAATctggttgctgtttttgttgttgtttgttgctgctgctgtcgcacAACTCGTTTTTGGGGCCTGGCAATGCAGCCGCCCGATCTCTGCAATGTtagcaggcagccacagcgacagagTGTGCGTCTCTGCTGGGGTGCTGCATCATTGAGGTTCCCAGTTTGACAAACGGTTCCAGTTACCTACACCTGGGTCGGGCATGGGCGAATAATCATTGCACTCAGCGCTGCACTACCGTTCCATGGAAGCTTTCAGCAAGCTTTCAGTCTGCAGTTGCCGTTTGCGTCAAAGCTGTGCTGATGTTCACCCCATTCTTCACATAGATTAAATCTCTCTGGGAGCAGCATGTACCAACCTTGGATGCATCATCTTCCTAGCCGAAATTGGGTCTAGGAAAACTTCCGCTCGTATTTTGCTAACCCCACGGACACCACTTCCGCGGCAGATGTGCGATAAGCGGAGGGAGGGCATCCAGAGTGCTGACCAAATCGTGAGTGCCGATGCCAGATTGGGTCTGGGTTGGGGTCTGCGCTGAGACACAACTGCGAGCAAAGtaatattttctttagttCTGAATTAGTTGCAAACGAGATCGATTGCCGAGCAGTACGCCAGCTGCTCCGAAGAACAAGCCAAAACTTGTacacaattatttatattttcttttcctttttgttgctgtgctgtgttctTGTTGCAACTTCAGAGTTGGCGAGTCAGAGTTGAGTGAAGAAACGACATGAATACGTGGGCGTTGGTGGCATTTGCCTTCTGGGCACTGTTCCTGCGCTACCTGCCGCAGATTCTCAACTTTCTGAGGCTGCAGCGGTTCGCCAAGACCCTGCCAGGACCAAGTGTGGCCGAGCTGATAGCCAATGTGAAGAAGGGAGGTGAGTGAGTCCTGAGAGCTACTACGAGAGCTCTGGCTTATCCTTAAACTCCTTGCGCAGAGATCCTGAACTGGCTGAAGGAGCTGCGAGAGCGCCATGGGCCTGTGTTTCGCATCTGGTTCGGCAAGGATCTGATGGTGATGTTCAGCGACCCCGAGGATGTCCGACAGATGCTGGGCAACAACGCGCTGCTCTACAAGTCGCGCAACTACAGACTCCTCGAGCCCTGGCTGGGCAAGGGACTGCTCACGAATGGCGGCGAGTCGTGGCACCGGCGCCGTAAGCTCCTCACGCCCGGCTTCCACTTTCGCATCCTCAGCGAGTTCAAGGAGCCGATGGAGGAGAACTGCCGCATACTGGTGAGCCGCCTGAAGGAGCGTGCCAATGGCGAGGCCTTCGACATTTACCCCTACATCACGCTCTTCGCCCTGGATGCCATCTGCGAGACGGCCATGGGCATCAAGAAGCATGCCCAGCTGCAGAGTGACTCCGAGTACGTGAAGGCTGTCCAGACGTGAGTACCATCGACCATGTGCTTGTGGCTTCATCTCATTCGGGGATCCCTTTCCCCTGCCACCAGCATCTGCCGGGTGATGCACAAGCAGAGCTTTTCCTTCTGGCAGCGCCTCAACATATTCTTCAAGTACACCGAGATGGGGAAGGAGCGCGACGGCGCCCTGCGAGTGCTGCATGACGAGACCAATCGTGTGATTCGACTGCGGCGGGAGCAGCTGCTCaaggagcgggagcagcaaaagcagaacgaggatgaggctgagactgaggAGAACGATGTGGGCGGCAAGAGACGCCTGGCGTTCCTCgacatgctgctgctcacccAGCTGGAGGGCGGCGCCGAGCTGAGCGATGTCGACATACGTGAGGAGGTGGACACTTTCATGTTCGAGGGCCACGACACCACCAGCTCGGCCATAGCCTTCGCTCTGAGCCTGCTCTCCAAGCACGCGGAGGTGCAGCAGCGTGCCTACGAGGAGGCGCGCGATCTCGAGGGTCGCGAAAAGGAGTCCATGCCCTACCTGGAGGCGATCATCAAGGAGACACTGAGACTGTATCCCTCCGTGCCGTTCTTCTCGCGCCAGGTGCTCGAGGACATGCAGGTGGGCAAGCACACCGTGCCCAAGGGGGCCTCGATCAATTGTCTGATCTACATGCTGCATCGCGA containing:
- the LOC117903597 gene encoding probable cytochrome P450 4s3, producing MNTWALVAFAFWALFLRYLPQILNFLRLQRFAKTLPGPSVAELIANVKKGEILNWLKELRERHGPVFRIWFGKDLMVMFSDPEDVRQMLGNNALLYKSRNYRLLEPWLGKGLLTNGGESWHRRRKLLTPGFHFRILSEFKEPMEENCRILVSRLKERANGEAFDIYPYITLFALDAICETAMGIKKHAQLQSDSEYVKAVQTICRVMHKQSFSFWQRLNIFFKYTEMGKERDGALRVLHDETNRVIRLRREQLLKEREQQKQNEDEAETEENDVGGKRRLAFLDMLLLTQLEGGAELSDVDIREEVDTFMFEGHDTTSSAIAFALSLLSKHAEVQQRAYEEARDLEGREKESMPYLEAIIKETLRLYPSVPFFSRQVLEDMQVGKHTVPKGASINCLIYMLHRDPVNFPDPERFDPDRFYLNEKQMHPFAFAAFSAGPRNCIGQKFAMLELKCSLSSLLRSYQFMPDKEHQPIPLAELVMKSGNGVRLSIKPRRHN